CGTACCAGCGTCCACGCGCGAGTTAACGCCAGCAATGGCCCTTCTTCAGGCTGCGGACACTGCTCAAGATATAACCGATACGCCTTAATCACGGCATCCACGCCGCTACAGAGACCCGTTTTGAGCAGGAATTGCCATGCATTGCAAAACATCGACGCATGAATATTTTGTTCCCACGTCATAAACCAGTCGGTGGAAAACGGGAGCATCCCTTTTGGCGGAGGACTACCGCGTAATTCTTTGTACAGCTTGATTAATCGACCACGGCTTAATTGCGTTTCGCTTTCCAGCATTTGCAAACGGGCGCCCAATGTGATTAATTCCATTGCCAACTGGATATCACGCGCTTCCTGAACAATGCTTTTTTCGCTCATCATCAAGCCCTTTTCTTACGTGCTGCATCATCGATGTCGCTTAACAGGCGTGTTGAAAGCATGATACCAGTATGAATTTGCTGAAGATCGTCAACGCGGGAGTCTTGCGTCAGGCGAGTAACAGTCTGGTGATCGTCGAAACGGAAATGACATACCAGTTGGTTTGTTTCGGCCAGTTTGACCATTTGAGGAAGTGTTAATGTTGCCAACGTGTCCGCCATTTCCTCGCTGATACCAAGGCGAAACATCGCAGATGCTTTGTCCTGAACGATCAAACGCTGTGCAAGCAATAAATATGACAAATTGATGTCATAAATGTGTTTCAGCAACTCGGATGTATGCATTATTTGCATCCATAATAACCAACATTGTTTTCATGCGGTAAAACCGCACCCCGTGATGTCGCCGGGAAGGCCCGGTAAAAAAAAGCAAAAGGTCAAATACATAGCAACGTAACGACACTTACGCGTCGTCTAAACATTCCCTTTTAAGAAGGCAGCGTCCCTTACAAGCTCACATCAATTCTTACAAATGTCTAAGATTTTTCCTAATTCGACGCAACTCTACCCGCCGTCAGTTACACATACAACGGAGCTATGCTGCGAATTTAAAGAATATGTGATCAAGATCACATAAACCAGCCAAACACTTAACATAAATCCATCAGCGTGGCTTTTACTTTGTTTATTTCTTAACCTTCCATTATCCATTTCGATTCCTGATGTACGAATATTCTTGCAATAAAAGCAAATAGTATTATGTTCACGACCGTTAATATCACGCCATGAAATAGCGAGCTGGATCACATATTTAACTCAAAAAACTTTTTTAATTAAATACTTTATAAACAATGACTTAAATATTTAGAGCGATTAATTAATACCGCGATGTGACGACCTTGCAAATGTTAATGTATGTTTATTTTTTATTAACACATTGTTTTCATTAGCCGTGGGTTTTACTTAAGTTACCTGAACATATCTGCAACCAATATGAATCGATTATTCTATTTATAAGAATAATTAATGAATAATCATGATGACATTCACACTATGAAGGAAGGAAACGTTGCAGTATGGAGTAAGCTGAGTAAAGCTGAAAAGCCCTCTCATAATTCTTGAAAAAAAGGAGCGAGTTATGAGCTATTCGCACATTCTTGTTGCTGTTGCCGCCACCCCTGAAAGTCAGCAGTTGTTAGACAAGGCGGTTTCTATCGCTCGCCCTGTCAACGCCCGAATTAGCCTGATTACACTGGTCTCAGACCCCGAACTGTATAACCAGTTTGCTGCCCCCATGCTGGAAGACCTGCGTGAAGTCATGCAGGAAGAAACTCAGGATTTTATCGACAAACTTAGCAAAGAAGCAGAATACCCCATTGAGCATACCTTTATTACCTATGGGGCTCTGAATGAACATATCCTGGATGTATGCCGCAAATACGCTATTGATCTGGTCATTTACGGCAACCATAACCACAGTTTTTTTTCACGCGCTTCCTGTTCCGCGAAAAGCGTGATTCATACCAGCCAGGTGGACGTTCTTCTGGTTCCGCTAGCCGGAGATTAATACACAGCGCCAGGACTTCATGCGAGTTTAGAACAGGATGAAATATTGTCTGGCAGTTGGCATTGACTCCGACGCGGCGTGACTGCTTTAAGATCACTAATGAACGTCGCCTGCCAGTTGTCGATATCGTTTTTAACGATAGTCTCAAGCATTTCAGCGTGGCGCGAGATGCGTTCGGTAAGTGGCATCGTCAGCGCCTGGTTTAATGCGCCTGCCACTTCATCCCGGTCATAAGGATTAACAATAAGCGCAGAGGTTAGCTCATTCGCCGCCCCGGCAAATTGCGATAAAACCAGCACGCCAGGGTTAGCAGGATCCTGTGCGGCCACAAACTCTTTCGCCACCAGGTTCATACCATCGCGCAACGGGGTCACCAATCCTACGTCAGAGTAGCGGAAGATCTTCATCAGCAATTTACGATCAAAATACTGGTTCAGATAGTAAAGCGGCGTCCAGCCCAGTTGCCCATATTTGCCGTTGATTCGCCCTGCTTCTGTTTCCAGTTGGTGGCGAATATCCTGATAGGCCTGCACCTCTTCACGCGAGGTCGGCGCTATCTGCGTATAGCGAATTTTACCGTGGTGCTGCGGATAATGTTCCAGTAAGGCCTCGTAGGCCTGAAAGCGCTCCGGCAAGCCTTTGGAGTAATCCAGACGCTCCACGGAGAAAATATTCTGCACATTTTTAAGCTCCGCTTTTAGCTGCGCCAGTTTTGGCGGCAGCGGCCCGGACGCCTGTCGTGCAATCTCATCAGGTTCGATACCGATGGGATAGACCTGAGTGCGAAACGCTTTTCCCCATGCCAGGTGTTGCTTATCTTTATGCGTGGACACCCGAGTCTGGGCTGCGAGACAGTCCAGAAAAGCCTGGCGATCGTTTTCGGTCTGGAAACCAAGCAAATCAAAATCACACATTTGCTCAAGTAGCGCCAGATGTGGAGGGAGCGCATTAAAAATTTCCGGCGTCGGAAAAGGAATATGCAGGAAAAAACCGATGCGGTTATTCACACCGCGCTTACGTAACTCGCAGGCAAACGGCAACAGATGGTAATCATGAATCCAGATGATGTCGTCATCGCCAAGCAGCGGCAGAAGTTTATCTACCAGTAAGGCATTAACCCGTTGGTAGCCTTCCCAGGCAGAGCGCTGAAACTGAACTAAATCCAGTCGATAGTGAAATGCGGGCCATAAAACCGCATTTGAAAACTGGCAGTAATACTCTTCGTAATCTTGCTCACTCAAATTAAACGAGGCCCAGGTGATATTGCCACGCGTGACTTTTTTTAACGGTTTATCCTCATTACCTGTATCACCACTCCAGCCAAACCACAGACCACCAGCAGCTTTTAACGCGCCCAGTACACCGACCGCGAGCCCACCCGCGCTCCCTTTGTCATCTGGTGAGGCGATACGATTAGATACTACGACTAAACGACTCATAGCCACCTCTTCTGTTATTCGTTGCTTTCGATTCTTGCTGCGAAGAGTTAATTTGCTCCAGCCAGCGCCAGACATCCCTGACACCATCCAGACGCCATGTCGCCTGCGTCGGCCCGATCCCCACCTTCACGGAAATACCGCCAGCGCGGTTAACCACAGCAAATCCTGTTTCATCTGTCAGATCATCACCGAAAAACACAGGGATCCGGCCAGCAAAAGGCGCTTCCTGCATAAATGCAGCTATCGCGTCGCCTTTATTGCTGCCCTTAGGCTTTATTTCCACGACACATTTTCCGTGCTGCAGAGCAAGCTGCGGCCATCTGCGCGTGATGCGTTCAGCCAGGGTAATCAGCGCAGCTTCGTGTTCGGGTGCCTGGCGATAGTGCAACGCGAAAGCCATGCCTTTGGTTTCCAGCGTTGTCCCCGGTAACGTCACTAACGCTGCGTGTAATAAAGCCCCAGCTTCACGCTCGATACCTTCAGGCAGGTGTACTATGTGCGTTTGACCATTGATGTCACGGCGTTCTGCCCCATGCACTCCGGCAAGCGGAAAACGAAACGGAGTAGTGAGTGCGTCAAGCTCAACCATTGAGCGCCCTGAAATCAATGCCAGCGCATCCGCATTATGCGTCGCTAACTGATGTAAACATTGCAGGATTGCCTTAGGGACAACGACCTGGTCGGGAAAGGGTTTAATCTCAGCAAGTGTCCCATCGAGATCAAAAAAGTAAGAACAGTTTACAGATTGTTCAGGGGGTAAGATCAGTGATGCTGTCACCCGGTTATCCTCCTCATCATGGTCAGAACGCCACGCGGATCGCGGCGTATAGATGATGTATGACGGATATAAGTATAGACAGTGTGACCATGCTCGCCATTTGGAAAAACAATCGCCAGCCGGGTAGCGGCTGGCGACGGGCAGAAGCTAGACTAAAAAGTTAGGGTTTAAATCATCAAACGGTACGCTTCGCTTTTTGCTTGTAACGGTCGAAGATCACCGCCGCCAGCAGGATGAGGCCACGTACCACATACTGCGCGAACGGAGAGATATTCAGCAGGTTCATCGCATTCTCAACCGTACCCAGGATCAACACCCCGGCCACCACATATGAGATTTTTCCGATGCCACCTTTAAGCGAAACGCCCCCTAACACGCAGGCTGAAATCACGATCAACTCATAACCGATTGAGGTCATTGGTTGGCCGCTGGTCATACGCGATGCGAGGATAATCCCGGCAATGGCGGATACCAGACCGGAAAGAATAAAGATAATAATCTTGGTACGAACAACCGGAACCCCTGCCAGGCGCGCCGCCTCTTCATTGCCCCCAATGGCCAGCGTATTACGACCAAACGTGGTTTTGTTCAGCAGTAAACCAAAGACAATGAAACAAACGACAGTGATCCAGATAGGCGCAGGCAGACCAAACCAGTTAGCATAACCGAGTGTAAAGAAACGCTCGTCTTCAATCCCGACTGCCTTACCGTCGGAGATAATATAAGCCAGACCACGTACAATCTGCATCGTCGCAAGAGTAGTGATCAGGGCGTTAATTTTTAACCGCGCAATCACGAACCCATTCACCAGGCCACACAGAATACCGAGCAGCAGTCCGGCAGCCACGCCAATCCACAAACTTTCAGTCATGTTAATGACTACGGCAGTGGTAACACCAGCACAAGCAATCACAGATGCGACAGACAGGTCGAAATCACCGGATGCCAGACAAAACAGCATCCCACACGCGACCATACCCGACATTGATACTGCCAGCCCCAGTCCCTTCATATTGATGAAGGTGGCAAAGTTTGGCACAAACAGGGAACAAACGAGGAACAGCACGGCGAACACCACCAGCATACCGTATTGATCCCAAATGCGGCCCAGATTTAGCGCCGACTTCGCTGCGCCAGAACCCGATGTAGAAACGGAAGACATCATACTCTCCTTATTCAGGCTACAGCCTGGCTGACTTTAGGCATAGCAAGGCTCAACGCCTGGCGCTCATCCGCCTGTTCATGAAGTAACTCACCGGCAATTTCGCCTTCTCTCATCACCACAATACGGTCGGCGACACCGAGCACTTCTGGCAGGTCACTGGAAGCAAACAATACGGCCACACCGCGCGCTGCGAGGGCATAAATCACGTTGTAAATTTCATGCTTGGCGCCTACATCAATACCGCGTGTAGGCTCATCCAACAAAATCACCTTCATCTCTTCCGATAACCAACGACCGAGGATAGCCTTCTGTTGATTACCACCGGAGAGATTCATGATCAGTTGCTCTGCACCCGGTGTTTTGATGTTGAGTGAACGAATATGGTGATCGGCATTGGTCTCTTCCCAGCCGTTGTTGATCACGCATCCCCCCAGAACATGCTTACGTCGTGCACTAATGTTGATGTTGTTGCGCACTGAATGGACCGGAATGATCCCTTCGGCTTTGCGATCCTCCGGGCACAGCATCATCCCGGCTTCAATGGCATGGCTTGGTTTACGGATATCGATAGGCTGTTCATCAATAAATACCTGGCCCGCCGTGATACGCGTACCACCGAACAGTCCTTTCATTAATTCGCTACGTCCGGCCCCCACCAGGCCAAACAGCCCGACAATTTCACCGCTTCGCACGGATAAACTGATTGGCGTACGCACGCCCGGGGCTTTTACCTCATGCAACCGCAGACGCTCTGTGCCATACGGTCTGGATTTCCAGCCATAGATATCCCCGAGGTCGCGTCCGACCATCGCCTGCACCAGCGCGTCGTGATCGACCTGCTGCATATCCGTGAACGTTTTGACGTAATGACCATCTTTAAACACAGTGATGGCATCGCTGAGGGCAAAAATCTCCTCCATACGGTGCGAAACGTACAGAATGATGCGTCCTTCGTTGCGCAGCTCACGGATGACACGAAACAGATTCTCAATCTCGCGAGCCGACAGGGAGCTGGTTGGTTCATCAAAGGCGATAATTTTGGCATTTCGCGCCAGCGCTTTTGCAATCTCTACCATCTGCCACTGACCAATGGAGAGGTATTTCAATGGAGTATCGGGATCGATATCCATTCCCAGATGCTTCAGCTGGATTCCTGCTTCATAGTTCAGCAGCGAGCGGTTCACAATCCCGCCTTTGTGCGGTAACTGCCCTAAATAAATATTCTCGGCAACGGTCATTTCCGGGACGAGATGCAGTTCCTGATAAATAATGGCTACGCCGGCGTTGAGCGCGGCAGTGGTATCCGCGAAGGAAACTTCCTGTCCGCGGATCGTCAATGATCCCGTTGTTGGCGCATAGTTACCGCTGAGAATTTTTAAGAGTGTTGATTTCCCGGCGCCATTTTCGCCCATCAGCGCATGCACCTGTCCGGCATAGCAGTCGAAACTGATATCCGTCAGCGCCTTAACGCCTGGGAACGTTTTGCCAATGCCGCGAAATGAGAGATACGGGGTAGACTGTTGCATAACGTCTCCGTGTGTCAGATCTTTATGCCGGAGGGGGGCTTTGCCTCATCCGGTCTTCTGAGGACGCAATTCGTAGGCCGGATAAGACGCGTTGACGTCGCATCCGGCATTTGTGTTACTTACCGCCTAAGCCTTTCTTCGCCAGCTCTTCTTTGAAGTTATCGCGGGTAATCAGCACCACATCCGTCACTTCAGTGAATGCCGGTGGCTCTGCACCTTTCGTTACCCAGTTGTAGAGCATTTCACTGGACTTGTAGCCGTGAACGTCCGGGCTTGGCAGCAGTGAACCGTAGAACCCGGTCGCTTCGCCTTTAGACAGTTCGCTAACCGCGTCAACGCCGTTGATACCAATACCAATTACGTTTGGTGCTTTGAAGCCCTGCCCTTCGGTCGCACGTACGCCGCCCAGCACGGTATTGTCGTTCATACCGACAATCAGCCAGTGTTTGACTTCAGGATGCTGAACCAGCATAGAGTTAGCGGCGTCGAATGCGCCGGGGATGTCATTAGATTTTGTTGGGACCTGGTAAATCTGTTTTTCCGGGAAGCCAGCGGCTTTAAGCGCTTCCATTGAACCAGAAGTACGACGACGTGCGGTATCCAGTTCGTTGGCGGTAATGGCCATTACGGCGGTGGATTTCACATCCCAACCGCGTTTTTGCATCTCCTTGTACAGCTCCTGGCCCTGGCGCTCACCAATTTTGGTTGCCGCCATCATCACCAGCGGTACGGTATCCATCGGCTTACCTTTGGCGTTGGCAAACTGGTCATCGACGGCAATGACTTTCATATCGTAGCCACGCGCCTTAGCCATAATGGCTGGCCCCAGTTTTGGGTCTGGCGTACAAATAACAAACCCTTTTGCTCCACTTGCAGCCAGGCTGTCGATGGCGTTAAGGGTTTTCTCACCATCCGGGACGGCAATTTTAATCACCTCAAAACCAAGGTCTTTACCGGCTTTATCGGCAAATTTCCATTCAGTCTGGAACCACGGTTCTTCCGGCTGTTTGACCAGGAAACCGAGCTTCATGGATTCAGCGATAGCGGATTGTGACATAATGGCCGCCAGACCGATGGCAGCCAGCGCTTTAGTGAATTTGTGCATGGTTAACTCCAGCTTTAACGTTCTTTTATGTAGGGTAAAATCAGACGATTTTTTGTAATTCGGACGTAAAACAAGGCATTACCTTTTATTGATAAGATCAATGCCAGTGCTGAGAGTATTTGTAGCGGG
This window of the Citrobacter freundii ATCC 8090 = MTCC 1658 = NBRC 12681 genome carries:
- the otsA gene encoding alpha,alpha-trehalose-phosphate synthase; the protein is MSRLVVVSNRIASPDDKGSAGGLAVGVLGALKAAGGLWFGWSGDTGNEDKPLKKVTRGNITWASFNLSEQDYEEYYCQFSNAVLWPAFHYRLDLVQFQRSAWEGYQRVNALLVDKLLPLLGDDDIIWIHDYHLLPFACELRKRGVNNRIGFFLHIPFPTPEIFNALPPHLALLEQMCDFDLLGFQTENDRQAFLDCLAAQTRVSTHKDKQHLAWGKAFRTQVYPIGIEPDEIARQASGPLPPKLAQLKAELKNVQNIFSVERLDYSKGLPERFQAYEALLEHYPQHHGKIRYTQIAPTSREEVQAYQDIRHQLETEAGRINGKYGQLGWTPLYYLNQYFDRKLLMKIFRYSDVGLVTPLRDGMNLVAKEFVAAQDPANPGVLVLSQFAGAANELTSALIVNPYDRDEVAGALNQALTMPLTERISRHAEMLETIVKNDIDNWQATFISDLKAVTPRRSQCQLPDNISSCSKLA
- the otsB gene encoding trehalose-phosphatase; this encodes MTASLILPPEQSVNCSYFFDLDGTLAEIKPFPDQVVVPKAILQCLHQLATHNADALALISGRSMVELDALTTPFRFPLAGVHGAERRDINGQTHIVHLPEGIEREAGALLHAALVTLPGTTLETKGMAFALHYRQAPEHEAALITLAERITRRWPQLALQHGKCVVEIKPKGSNKGDAIAAFMQEAPFAGRIPVFFGDDLTDETGFAVVNRAGGISVKVGIGPTQATWRLDGVRDVWRWLEQINSSQQESKATNNRRGGYESFSRSI
- the flhC gene encoding flagellar transcriptional regulator FlhC, with the translated sequence MMMSEKSIVQEARDIQLAMELITLGARLQMLESETQLSRGRLIKLYKELRGSPPPKGMLPFSTDWFMTWEQNIHASMFCNAWQFLLKTGLCSGVDAVIKAYRLYLEQCPQPEEGPLLALTRAWTLVRFVDSGLLELSQCNCCGGNFITHAHQPAGSFACSLCQPPSRAVKRRKLSQNAADIIPQLLDEQIEQAV
- the flhD gene encoding flagellar transcriptional regulator FlhD — encoded protein: MHTSELLKHIYDINLSYLLLAQRLIVQDKASAMFRLGISEEMADTLATLTLPQMVKLAETNQLVCHFRFDDHQTVTRLTQDSRVDDLQQIHTGIMLSTRLLSDIDDAARKKRA
- the araH gene encoding L-arabinose ABC transporter permease AraH, producing MSSVSTSGSGAAKSALNLGRIWDQYGMLVVFAVLFLVCSLFVPNFATFINMKGLGLAVSMSGMVACGMLFCLASGDFDLSVASVIACAGVTTAVVINMTESLWIGVAAGLLLGILCGLVNGFVIARLKINALITTLATMQIVRGLAYIISDGKAVGIEDERFFTLGYANWFGLPAPIWITVVCFIVFGLLLNKTTFGRNTLAIGGNEEAARLAGVPVVRTKIIIFILSGLVSAIAGIILASRMTSGQPMTSIGYELIVISACVLGGVSLKGGIGKISYVVAGVLILGTVENAMNLLNISPFAQYVVRGLILLAAVIFDRYKQKAKRTV
- the araG gene encoding arabinose ABC transporter ATP-binding protein AraG encodes the protein MQQSTPYLSFRGIGKTFPGVKALTDISFDCYAGQVHALMGENGAGKSTLLKILSGNYAPTTGSLTIRGQEVSFADTTAALNAGVAIIYQELHLVPEMTVAENIYLGQLPHKGGIVNRSLLNYEAGIQLKHLGMDIDPDTPLKYLSIGQWQMVEIAKALARNAKIIAFDEPTSSLSAREIENLFRVIRELRNEGRIILYVSHRMEEIFALSDAITVFKDGHYVKTFTDMQQVDHDALVQAMVGRDLGDIYGWKSRPYGTERLRLHEVKAPGVRTPISLSVRSGEIVGLFGLVGAGRSELMKGLFGGTRITAGQVFIDEQPIDIRKPSHAIEAGMMLCPEDRKAEGIIPVHSVRNNINISARRKHVLGGCVINNGWEETNADHHIRSLNIKTPGAEQLIMNLSGGNQQKAILGRWLSEEMKVILLDEPTRGIDVGAKHEIYNVIYALAARGVAVLFASSDLPEVLGVADRIVVMREGEIAGELLHEQADERQALSLAMPKVSQAVA
- the uspC gene encoding universal stress protein UspC; amino-acid sequence: MSYSHILVAVAATPESQQLLDKAVSIARPVNARISLITLVSDPELYNQFAAPMLEDLREVMQEETQDFIDKLSKEAEYPIEHTFITYGALNEHILDVCRKYAIDLVIYGNHNHSFFSRASCSAKSVIHTSQVDVLLVPLAGD
- a CDS encoding arabinose ABC transporter substrate-binding protein, with the translated sequence MHKFTKALAAIGLAAIMSQSAIAESMKLGFLVKQPEEPWFQTEWKFADKAGKDLGFEVIKIAVPDGEKTLNAIDSLAASGAKGFVICTPDPKLGPAIMAKARGYDMKVIAVDDQFANAKGKPMDTVPLVMMAATKIGERQGQELYKEMQKRGWDVKSTAVMAITANELDTARRRTSGSMEALKAAGFPEKQIYQVPTKSNDIPGAFDAANSMLVQHPEVKHWLIVGMNDNTVLGGVRATEGQGFKAPNVIGIGINGVDAVSELSKGEATGFYGSLLPSPDVHGYKSSEMLYNWVTKGAEPPAFTEVTDVVLITRDNFKEELAKKGLGGK